The Salvia splendens isolate huo1 chromosome 21, SspV2, whole genome shotgun sequence genome includes a window with the following:
- the LOC121784759 gene encoding serine/threonine-protein phosphatase 7 long form homolog produces the protein MSTSSSTGHLLYGLEDPSVLNMQKNHISNKLMKEGTTQVFKVRRTESKTWDGEIHENVRYWLDVFGFKGVIDCGKPMKVDNELITALIERWRPETHTFHLPIGETTITLEDVQAIWGLRADGLVFTGRDYHDNFPDWTSKCRDLLGWIPDSSTETKQGGLLMTALINQTRMPLGDDLPTYVYIQRARIHALILLGGLILPDTTGCKVPFMWLNGLGDPEEVKNISWGSAALAYLYHYLCEASMDKRKELGGPMILLQLWAWERMPTLRPAFIGPKVHEPYTPCGARWRGTTQIGNAPRHSVEHYRDQLSLIRPGQFIWTPYAPCTLPDYCKDVNGCSLCETYLVCWAYVEAHEPGRVRRQFNR, from the exons ATGTCGACTTCAAGTTCTACTGGACATTTATTGTATGGACTCGAAGACCCGTCAGTCttaaatatgcaaaaaaatcacatttcaaataaactgaTGAAAGAGGGAACAACCCAAGTATTTAAAGTCCGAAGGACTGAAAGTAAGACTTGGGACGGCGAAATTCACGAGAATGTAAGATATTGGCTTGACGtctttggtttcaaaggcgtgatCGATTGTGGGAAGCCAATGAAGGTCGACAATGAGCTGATCACGGCGttgattgagcgttggaggccggAGACACACACATTCCATCTACCGATCGGTGAGACGACGATcaccttggaagatgtgcaagccaTCTGGGGCTTGAGGGCGGATGGTCTCGTTTTCACGGGTCGTGACTATCATGACAACTTTCCAGATTGGACCAGCAAGTGTCGCGatctgttgggatggataccagaTTCTTCCACAGAGACAAAGCAAGGCGGTTTGCTGATGACCGCGCTGATCAACCAGACAAGGATGCCTCTGGGTGATGACCTACCTACTTACGTATACATTCAAAGAGCACGTATTCATGCCCTAATTTTATTAGGAGGTCTCATTCTACCGGACACCACGGGGTGTAAGGTGCcatttatgtggttgaatgGGCTTGGGGATCCGGAAGAGGTGAAGAATATAAGTTGGGGAAGCGCGGCATTGGCCTACCTTTATCATTATCTGTGCGAGGCTTCCATGGATAAGAGAAAAGAGTTGGGCGGGCCTATGATCCTCCTGCAgctatgggcgtgggaaagaatgcccacattgaggCCTGCGTTCATAGGACCAAAGGTGCACGAGCCATATACACCATGTGGCGCCAG GTGGAGAGGAACAACGCAGATAGGAAATGCTCCTAGACACTCGGTTGAGCATTACCGTGACCAATTATCTCTGATTAGACCTGGCCAG TTTATCTGGACGCCGTACGCACCTTGCACACTGCCTGACTACTGCAAAGATGTGAATGGATGCTCTTTGTGCGAAACCTACCTGGTATGTTGGGCCTATGTCGAGGCCCATGAGCCTGGAAGAGTGCGCAGACAGTTCAATCGGTAA